The Oscillospiraceae bacterium DNA window ATAGAATAATCTCCATACAGTGAAGAAATGTGCATTAAAACACCACTTTTTCTCTCCATTTCGAACCTCTTTAATTATACAACAGGATCAATATTCCAGATTTTTTCGGCATAATCAGTAACACTTCTGTCAGATGCAAACATTCCTGAATTTGCAATATTTCTTAAAGACATTTTTGCAAATTTATATTTATCAGAATATACTTCGTCAATTTTATTATGAATGTCACAATATGCCTTAAAGTCAGCAAGACACATAAACGGATCCTGATTTAATAAATTATTGTATATAGTATCAAAGTTCTTACCGTTTATACCACCGTTTTTAATAAATTCTAAAACATCACGGATATCTTTATCATTATCATAATAATAACGAGGATTATAGCCTGATTTATATAAGTTTTCAACTTCATCTGCTCTTAGTCCGAAAATAAAGATATTATCTTCTCCAACACATTCATAAATTTCAACATTTGCTCCGTCCATTGTTCCACAGGTTACTGCTCCGTTAATCATAAATTTCATATTTCCTGTACCGGACGCTTCTTTTCCTGCCTGAGAAATCTGTTCGCTTATATCTGCTGCAGGAATAATTATTTCTGCTAAAGATACCCTGTAATCTGCTATAAATACAACTTTAATGTAATCTCTGACATCAGGGTCTTTTTCTATCATATCAGAAAGAGCGCAAATAAGACGGATAATCTCTTTTGCCATATAATATCCTTTTGACGCTTTTGCAGCAAATATAAATGTTTTAGGATGAGGTTTTAAACCTTCAAACTTTATTTTTCTATACATATAAATTATATGAAGAACATTTAAAAGTTGACGTTTATATTCGTGAAGTCTTTTAACCTGAATATCAAAAATAGAATCACAGTTTATAGTAATACCATTTGTTTTTAAAATATAATCTGCAAGACGTTTTTTGTTTTCATACTTAATATCACAAAGTTTATCAAGAACTTCTTTATCATCATAGAACTCATTAAGTTTTGAGATTTTTTCTAAATCTTTTTCAAATCCGCCACCGATTTTTTCTTCAAGTAAACTTGTTAACAGCGGATTAGACTGACAAAGCCATCTTCTGTGTGCAATACCATTTGTAACGTTGGTTAATTTATCAGGAAAAACACTGTGAAACTCTTTAAAGGTATCAGTTTTTAATATTTCAGAGTGAAGTTTTGATACACCATTAACACTAAAACAACACGCCATACATAAATTTGCCATTTTAACAACGCCATCAGAAATAATAGACATTGAGTTTATTTTGGCTGCGTATTCACTGTGA harbors:
- a CDS encoding glycogen/starch/alpha-glucan phosphorylase — protein: MKISTNYFKEKLEKYIELNFGCDLNSAGKRQVYQAVLGVTNEILAEKRYNFNKKVSEKEAKQVYYMSMEFLVGTSLRNNLWNLGIEDDIRKMLKENDFDIEELYEMEPDAGLGNGGLGRLASCYMDSLTSLGYKATGFSIKYDFGIFKQVIVDGWQTEFPDDWMDLGGHWLIPRKDEAVEVKFFGDINEIWTDKGLKTEHVNYVPITATPYDLLISGYDTDAVNTLRLWGANSKQGFDMDLFAQGEHGRASEKEAIASSISKVLYPADDNYNGKSLRVKQQYFFVSASMQQITSKHFKKYNTLDNLSDKVIIHINDTHPSLCVPELMRILMDDYGYLWDKAWDITCKTLAYTNHTVMSEALEKWPVDLIKSHLPRIYSIIEEINRRFCNMIYENHSEYAAKINSMSIISDGVVKMANLCMACCFSVNGVSKLHSEILKTDTFKEFHSVFPDKLTNVTNGIAHRRWLCQSNPLLTSLLEEKIGGGFEKDLEKISKLNEFYDDKEVLDKLCDIKYENKKRLADYILKTNGITINCDSIFDIQVKRLHEYKRQLLNVLHIIYMYRKIKFEGLKPHPKTFIFAAKASKGYYMAKEIIRLICALSDMIEKDPDVRDYIKVVFIADYRVSLAEIIIPAADISEQISQAGKEASGTGNMKFMINGAVTCGTMDGANVEIYECVGEDNIFIFGLRADEVENLYKSGYNPRYYYDNDKDIRDVLEFIKNGGINGKNFDTIYNNLLNQDPFMCLADFKAYCDIHNKIDEVYSDKYKFAKMSLRNIANSGMFASDRSVTDYAEKIWNIDPVV